From the genome of Cyanobacteriota bacterium:
ATTATTAGTTCGGACGCTAAACATAACTTTAGTAGATCTAATTTAGTCACACTTAGCTTTAGTTGTCGTTAGCTTTGGTAATACTTAGTTTGCTGCTAATGTCTAGTATTGGGTTAATGCTGGGGACAAAAATTTTTACGCTTGATGGTGCTGTTTTGGCTACAAGTGCATCTGCAACTGGCAGGTAACTTACGTCTGTAAACCCTAGAAAGATCTGTTGACTGTTGATTGATTAATGTTGATGTTCGGAGGTATCGTTCCATGTCTGTTCGTCTGTACGTAGGTAATCTGCCCAAGGAAGTGGATCGCCAAGAGTTAGCGGCGGTGTTTGCTGAGGCGGGTGATTCTGTTTCTACGAAGGTGATTACCGATCGCAAGACAGGCAAGTGCCGAGGTTTTGGCTTTGTGACCGTCAAAACCGATGAAGAAGCCGATCAAATCATTGAAAAATTCAATGGTCATGCCTTCAAGGATTCGATTCTCAAGATTGAAAAGGCACTGCCCCGCACCAAGGGCAAAGCAGATGATGAGTCTGTTCCCGTAAGTGAAGATGAATCTGTCTCTGCAGAGGGAGCCACTGAAGTGTCTAGCAACGCCTCTAGCAGCAATGGTGCAGCCCCCAGCAGCGGCAAGAGCAATCGTCGCAAGGGCAACAAGTCTCGTAAGTCTTCGGGCAGTTCCGCATCGTCAGATACCCATGAGTCTGTTCAACCTGATCCTCGCTGGGCACAAGAGCTAGAGAAGCTTAAGCAATTGTTAGCTGCTCAGGCCACGACACCCTGACGTTCAGAACTGTTATCTGGCCTGATGCTGACT
Proteins encoded in this window:
- a CDS encoding RNA-binding protein, whose protein sequence is MSVRLYVGNLPKEVDRQELAAVFAEAGDSVSTKVITDRKTGKCRGFGFVTVKTDEEADQIIEKFNGHAFKDSILKIEKALPRTKGKADDESVPVSEDESVSAEGATEVSSNASSSNGAAPSSGKSNRRKGNKSRKSSGSSASSDTHESVQPDPRWAQELEKLKQLLAAQATTP